In the genome of Kitasatospora cathayae, one region contains:
- a CDS encoding type I polyketide synthase, whose protein sequence is MSDESKLREYLKRSIADARDVRRQLDEAQRKANEPIAVVGMACRFPGGVASPDDLWRIVAEGVDAIGGLPTDRDWELDRLYDPDPEAVGHSYTREGGFVHDAGQFDAGFFGISPREALAMDPQQRLLLETAWEAFEHAGIDPAPLHGSRTGVFVGSSSHEYGPTIEETPAEVEGLVLTGGAPSVLSGRVSYTFGFTGPALTVDTACSSSLVALHLAAQALRNDECPLALAAGVTIMATPRTFVEFSRQRVGSPDGRCKSFSAAADGAGWSEGAGVLVLERLSDARRNGHQVLAVVRGSAVNQDGASNGLTAPNGPSQERVIRAALASAGLAAHEVDAVEAHGTGTRLGDPIEAQALLATYGRERPAERPLWLGSIKSNIGHTQHAAGMAGVIKMVMAMRHGVLPRSLHLDEPTSHVDWDAGAVELLSEAREWSAGERPRRAGVSSFGISGTNAHVIVEEGDPAPVTEPGGQRVGMPVVPWVVSARSPEALRARLEQAVSFAGDPVDAGWSLVTSRSVFAHRAVLLGADREELLSAEPVLADGSGSGVGFLFAGQGGQRVGMGRELYEAFPVFRTAFDEVCAQLGLPVAEAVVSGEGLGRTGMAQPALFALQVAQFRLLSSWGVSPSVLVGHSVGEIAAAHVAGVLDLADACRLVRARAGLMDALPEGGVMVAVEAAEDEVTLLLTGGVGIAAVNSSTSLVVSGVEAEVLKVIEGLAGRRTKRLDVSHAFHSPLMEPMLEDFRTVVEGLTFHEPRIAAVSSVTGRPVEGEWSDPQYWVEHVSRTVRFADALEVANTGAWVELGPDGVLSALADNAVPVLRKDRSEYRQAVTALAHAFVHGADVDWPALFAPHDPQRVALPTYPFQRERYWLKPAPTTRAATPFSQDSWLYQVGWQQLELPRRDALPGTWLVLASDARDRDDVLAAAARRIEAAAEEVVRVEVGPLDGPAVVDRLREAVGDRPLAGAVSLLGPQVGALVDVVRALETVPVWALTHGAVAVATDEPVDPDGIGPWAVARVLAWEQAEGWGGVVDLPAEPGEPDWARLWDLLAAGRDGDDQVAVRSGRLLTRRLRSARPGGSAVNLSGTVAVVGDLGARTGVLADWLFGAGADRVVLVGEVAEAIELPARVEVLPWNGTSRAELADSTVVFLDEDRWETDPLTANQWQSLVTARRERLWELHEWAGDRPLLVLSSAVGVIGGAPAPSVTQVAAEAVIQHRRSLGLPGTAVAIGPDETGQGALGFRPLSLGDALRLISADREQAIVADVDWSQVVSSPTVARPHRLVAELPEVRSLLGADARALRERLVGLTEADRRQALLGLVRTEVAGVLGYPDPGSLETARAFTELGLTSLTAVDLRNRLNARTGLRLSVSLAFDRPTVEAIGDHLAAELFGASEELAPVAAAVSDEPMAIVGMACRFPGGVGSPDDLWRVVADGLDVISPFPTDRGWNLEDLYDPDATASGKSYTAEGGFLHDAPQFDAGFFGISPREALGMDPQQRLLLETAWEAFEQAGLDPTALRDSRTGVFIGGNGQDYATTMTRVPAGVDGYLMTGNAASVLAGRIAYTFGFTGPTLTVDTACSSSLVALHLAAQALRNGECSLGVVGGVTVMSSPGTFVEFSRQRGLAPDGRCKSFSADADGTGWSEGVGVLLVERLSDARRNGHQVLAVVRGSAVNQDGASNGLTAPNGPSQERVIRAALASAGLAASEVDAVEAHGTGTRLGDPIEAQALLATYGREREADRPLGLGSIKSNIGHTQAAAGVAGVIKMVMAMRHGVLPRSLHLDAPTSHVDWDAGAVELLSEAREWSAGERPRRAGVSAFGASGTNAHVIVEEGDPVPVTGPGGQRVGMPVVPWVVSARSPEALRARLEQAVSFAGDPVDAGWSLVTSRSVFAHRAVLLGADREELLSAEPVLADAAATAGVGFLFAGQGGQRVGMGRELYEAFPVFRVAFDEVCAQLGLPVAEAVVSGEGLGRTGMAQPALFALQVAQFRLLSSWGVTPTVLVGHSVGEIAAAHVAGVLDLADACRLVRARAGLMDALPEGGVMVAVEAAEDEVTPLLTEGVGIAAVNSATSVVVSGVEAEVLKVIEGLAGRRTKRLDVSHAFHSPLMEPMLEDFRTVVEGLNFREPQLPAVSSVTGRPVEGEWSDPQYWVEHVSRTVRFADALEVANTGAWVELGPDGVLSALADNAVPVLRKDRSEYRQAVTALAHAFVHGADVDWPVLFAPHDPQRVALPTYPFQRERYWLEPVSAGDVSSAGLSEAGHPLLAAAVELPDGGLVLTGRISLSSHPWLTGHTVLGSVLLPGAAFVELALTAGRRAGCPRVEDLVLSAPLVVPRTGAVQLQVVVEAPGEDGGRAVAVYSRSAFDEDDAEWTQHVAGSLSAAEPAPGPGFAWPPADGALERDLTGLYEGLAERGYVYGPVFQGLSRLWQEGEAIVATVELPTQQPGAAGDFVAHPALLDAVVHPLLPGVVDDERPAGLPFAWSGVSVHATGATRVRVRIAPVGPDTVSLHMVDEGGRTVARIDALTWRAVEAGSVRSVGHRSLYEVAWNPVELPGGGDTGSWTVLGAPRPGSPRHAADLASLRAGLDGGEPLPPVVLAPLAAGGPADGPAVVGDALELVQEWLADQRFTRARLVVVTTGAAGPDPEDLSGAAALGLLKSAQTEHPDRLVLVDVDDLDEAWPLLPGAVASGEPQLVLRSGTALVPRVVRAAAGDGDARVPFPTEGTTLITGGTGVLGGLLARHLVGTHGVRRLLLAGRRGPDAPGAAELVTELKELGAEVVDMVACDVTDRTELAELLAEVPAAHPLTAVLHLAGVADDGVIDSLDRRRTADVLAPKALSAWHLHELTRDLELSAFVLFSSVAATFGAPGQGNYAAANAYLDALALHRRSLGLPAQALSWGLWARESGITGRLTDSDLRRLARAGVVALDDATGLDLFDAALAAGRPWLLPMRLDTKALRAQGEALPAVLRGLVAAARRSGGPAGAPAENLVEVLARTAPEDRDRLVEETVYREIAVVLGHAGADGLDRDRTFAELGFDSLTAVDLRNRLTALAGRRLPATLAFDYPTPTALVGYLRAELGAEVSPGHPVLDRLDELEAELATAELDAETRAEAAERLGALLSAWTGDAEAARAAGRLADASADEVYDFVSRELGISLN, encoded by the coding sequence GTGTCCGACGAATCCAAGCTCCGCGAATACCTCAAGCGTTCGATCGCCGACGCGCGCGACGTGCGGCGGCAACTCGACGAGGCGCAGCGCAAGGCGAACGAGCCCATCGCCGTCGTCGGCATGGCCTGCCGCTTCCCCGGCGGGGTCGCCTCGCCGGACGACCTGTGGCGGATCGTCGCCGAGGGCGTCGACGCCATCGGCGGACTGCCGACCGACCGCGACTGGGAGCTCGACCGGCTGTACGACCCGGACCCGGAGGCCGTCGGCCACAGCTACACCCGGGAGGGCGGATTCGTCCACGACGCGGGCCAGTTCGACGCGGGCTTCTTCGGCATCTCGCCGCGCGAGGCGCTCGCGATGGACCCGCAGCAGCGGCTGCTGCTCGAAACCGCCTGGGAGGCCTTCGAGCACGCGGGCATCGACCCGGCCCCGCTGCACGGCAGCCGCACCGGCGTCTTCGTCGGCTCCAGCAGCCACGAGTACGGCCCCACGATCGAGGAGACCCCCGCCGAGGTCGAAGGCCTGGTGCTCACCGGCGGAGCGCCCAGCGTGCTGTCCGGCCGGGTCTCCTACACCTTCGGCTTCACCGGACCGGCTCTGACGGTCGACACGGCGTGCTCGTCCTCGCTGGTCGCCCTGCACCTGGCGGCGCAGGCGCTGCGCAACGACGAATGCCCGCTCGCCCTGGCGGCCGGGGTCACCATCATGGCCACACCCCGTACGTTCGTGGAGTTCTCGCGGCAGCGGGTGGGATCGCCGGACGGGCGGTGCAAGTCGTTCTCGGCGGCGGCCGACGGTGCGGGGTGGTCGGAGGGCGCGGGTGTCCTGGTGCTGGAGCGTCTTTCGGATGCCCGGCGCAACGGGCATCAGGTGCTGGCGGTGGTGCGGGGCAGCGCGGTCAATCAGGACGGTGCGAGCAATGGGTTGACGGCGCCGAACGGGCCTTCGCAGGAGCGGGTGATCCGGGCGGCGTTGGCGTCGGCGGGGCTCGCGGCGCACGAGGTGGACGCGGTGGAGGCGCACGGGACGGGCACGAGGCTCGGGGACCCGATCGAGGCGCAGGCGCTGTTGGCGACGTACGGGCGTGAGCGGCCGGCTGAGCGGCCGTTGTGGCTGGGGTCGATCAAGTCGAACATCGGGCACACCCAGCACGCGGCGGGCATGGCGGGTGTGATCAAGATGGTGATGGCGATGCGGCACGGTGTGTTGCCGCGGTCGTTGCATCTGGATGAGCCGACCTCGCACGTGGACTGGGACGCGGGGGCGGTGGAGCTGCTCTCGGAGGCTCGGGAGTGGTCGGCAGGGGAGCGGCCTCGGCGGGCGGGTGTGTCGTCGTTCGGGATCAGTGGGACGAACGCGCATGTGATCGTGGAGGAGGGTGATCCGGCTCCGGTAACTGAGCCTGGCGGTCAGCGGGTTGGGATGCCGGTGGTGCCGTGGGTGGTGTCGGCGCGGTCGCCGGAGGCGTTGCGGGCGCGGCTGGAGCAGGCGGTGTCGTTCGCTGGTGATCCGGTGGATGCGGGTTGGTCGCTGGTGACGTCGCGGTCGGTGTTCGCGCACCGGGCGGTGCTGCTGGGTGCGGACCGGGAGGAACTCCTTTCCGCTGAGCCGGTGTTGGCTGATGGATCCGGGTCGGGTGTGGGTTTCCTGTTCGCGGGCCAGGGTGGTCAGCGGGTGGGGATGGGCCGGGAGTTGTACGAGGCGTTCCCGGTGTTCCGTACGGCGTTCGACGAGGTGTGTGCTCAGCTCGGCCTGCCGGTGGCGGAGGCGGTCGTGTCGGGTGAGGGCCTGGGGCGTACGGGGATGGCGCAGCCGGCGTTGTTCGCGTTGCAGGTGGCGCAGTTCCGGCTGTTGTCGTCCTGGGGCGTGAGTCCGTCGGTGCTGGTCGGGCATTCGGTGGGTGAGATCGCGGCGGCGCATGTGGCGGGTGTGCTGGACCTGGCGGACGCGTGCCGGCTGGTGCGCGCCCGTGCCGGTTTGATGGACGCCCTGCCCGAGGGCGGGGTGATGGTCGCGGTCGAGGCCGCCGAGGACGAGGTCACGCTGTTACTCACCGGCGGTGTGGGGATTGCGGCGGTCAACTCGTCGACGTCGCTGGTGGTTTCGGGCGTCGAGGCCGAGGTCCTGAAGGTGATCGAGGGGCTGGCGGGTCGGCGGACGAAGCGGTTGGACGTGAGCCACGCGTTCCATTCGCCGCTGATGGAGCCGATGCTTGAGGACTTCCGCACGGTTGTGGAGGGCCTGACGTTCCACGAGCCGCGCATCGCGGCGGTCTCCTCGGTCACTGGCCGTCCGGTGGAGGGCGAGTGGTCGGACCCGCAGTACTGGGTCGAGCACGTGTCCCGTACGGTCCGTTTCGCCGACGCCCTCGAAGTCGCCAACACCGGTGCCTGGGTGGAGCTGGGCCCGGACGGTGTGCTGTCCGCTCTGGCGGACAACGCCGTTCCGGTGCTGCGCAAGGACCGTAGCGAGTACCGGCAGGCTGTGACCGCGCTGGCGCACGCCTTCGTCCACGGCGCGGACGTCGACTGGCCGGCCCTGTTCGCTCCCCACGACCCTCAGCGTGTCGCCCTGCCGACCTACCCCTTCCAGCGCGAGCGCTACTGGCTGAAGCCCGCCCCGACCACCCGGGCCGCCACGCCCTTCTCCCAGGACTCCTGGCTCTACCAGGTGGGTTGGCAACAGCTCGAGCTGCCGCGCCGGGACGCGCTGCCCGGGACCTGGCTGGTCCTCGCGTCGGACGCGCGCGATCGGGACGACGTCCTGGCGGCGGCCGCGCGACGCATCGAGGCCGCTGCCGAGGAGGTCGTCCGCGTGGAGGTCGGCCCGCTCGACGGGCCCGCCGTCGTCGACCGGCTGCGCGAGGCGGTCGGGGACCGGCCGCTCGCCGGTGCGGTCTCCCTGCTCGGTCCGCAGGTGGGCGCCCTGGTGGACGTGGTGCGGGCGCTGGAGACGGTGCCGGTGTGGGCCCTGACCCACGGCGCGGTGGCCGTGGCGACCGACGAACCGGTGGATCCGGACGGCATCGGCCCCTGGGCGGTCGCCCGGGTGCTCGCCTGGGAGCAGGCCGAGGGCTGGGGCGGTGTGGTGGACCTGCCCGCCGAGCCGGGCGAGCCGGACTGGGCACGGCTGTGGGACCTGCTGGCCGCGGGCCGGGACGGCGACGACCAGGTGGCCGTGCGGTCCGGGCGGCTCCTGACCCGGCGGCTGCGGAGCGCGCGGCCCGGCGGCAGCGCGGTGAACCTGAGCGGCACGGTCGCGGTCGTCGGCGACCTCGGGGCCCGGACGGGCGTGCTCGCGGACTGGCTGTTCGGCGCGGGGGCCGACCGGGTCGTGCTGGTCGGCGAGGTGGCCGAGGCCATCGAGCTGCCGGCGCGCGTCGAGGTGCTGCCGTGGAACGGCACCAGCCGTGCGGAACTCGCCGACAGTACCGTCGTGTTCCTCGACGAGGACCGCTGGGAGACGGATCCGCTGACCGCGAACCAGTGGCAGAGCCTGGTCACCGCGCGGCGGGAACGGCTCTGGGAACTGCACGAATGGGCCGGCGACAGGCCGTTGCTGGTCCTCTCCTCCGCCGTCGGCGTCATCGGCGGTGCTCCCGCGCCCAGCGTCACCCAGGTCGCCGCCGAGGCGGTGATCCAGCACCGCCGGTCGCTCGGCCTGCCCGGGACGGCGGTCGCGATCGGGCCGGACGAGACCGGGCAGGGGGCGCTCGGCTTCCGTCCGCTCTCCCTGGGCGACGCCCTGCGGCTGATCAGCGCCGACCGGGAGCAGGCCATCGTCGCCGACGTGGACTGGTCGCAGGTGGTCTCGTCGCCGACGGTGGCGCGTCCCCACCGGCTCGTGGCGGAGCTGCCCGAGGTCAGGTCCCTCCTCGGCGCGGACGCCCGGGCGCTGCGCGAGCGGCTGGTCGGCCTGACCGAGGCGGACCGCAGGCAGGCGCTCCTCGGACTCGTCCGGACCGAGGTGGCCGGCGTCCTGGGCTACCCGGACCCCGGGTCGCTGGAGACCGCCCGTGCCTTCACCGAACTCGGCTTGACCTCGCTCACCGCCGTCGACCTGCGCAACCGGCTGAACGCGCGCACCGGCCTGCGGCTTTCCGTCTCGCTCGCCTTCGACCGGCCCACCGTGGAGGCCATCGGGGACCACCTCGCCGCCGAACTGTTCGGCGCGAGCGAGGAACTCGCGCCGGTCGCGGCCGCCGTCAGTGACGAGCCGATGGCGATCGTCGGCATGGCCTGCCGCTTCCCCGGCGGGGTCGGCTCGCCGGACGACCTGTGGCGGGTCGTCGCCGACGGCCTCGACGTGATCTCGCCGTTCCCCACCGATCGTGGCTGGAACCTGGAGGACCTGTACGACCCGGACGCCACCGCGTCGGGCAAGAGCTACACGGCGGAAGGCGGCTTCCTCCACGACGCACCCCAGTTCGACGCGGGCTTCTTCGGCATCTCGCCGCGCGAGGCGCTGGGCATGGACCCGCAGCAGCGGCTGCTGCTCGAAACCGCCTGGGAGGCCTTCGAGCAGGCCGGCCTCGACCCCACGGCCCTGCGCGACAGCCGGACCGGGGTGTTCATCGGCGGCAACGGGCAGGACTACGCCACCACGATGACGCGCGTTCCGGCCGGCGTCGACGGATACCTCATGACCGGCAACGCGGCCAGCGTCCTGGCGGGCCGGATCGCGTACACCTTCGGGTTCACCGGGCCGACGCTGACGGTCGACACGGCGTGCTCGTCCTCGCTGGTCGCGCTGCACCTGGCGGCGCAGGCGCTGCGCAACGGCGAGTGCTCGCTGGGCGTCGTGGGCGGGGTGACGGTGATGTCGTCCCCCGGCACCTTCGTGGAGTTCTCCCGCCAGCGCGGGTTGGCGCCGGACGGGCGGTGCAAGTCGTTCTCGGCCGATGCGGACGGGACGGGCTGGTCCGAGGGTGTCGGTGTGCTGCTCGTGGAGCGTCTTTCGGATGCGCGGCGCAATGGGCACCAGGTGCTGGCAGTGGTGCGGGGCAGTGCGGTCAACCAGGACGGTGCGAGCAATGGGTTGACGGCGCCGAACGGGCCTTCGCAGGAGCGGGTGATCCGGGCGGCGTTGGCGTCGGCGGGGCTCGCGGCGTCCGAGGTGGACGCGGTGGAGGCGCACGGGACGGGCACGAGGCTCGGGGATCCGATCGAGGCGCAGGCGCTGTTGGCGACGTACGGGCGTGAACGTGAGGCGGACCGGCCGTTGGGGCTGGGGTCGATCAAGTCGAACATCGGGCACACCCAGGCGGCCGCCGGTGTGGCGGGTGTGATCAAGATGGTGATGGCGATGCGGCACGGTGTGCTGCCGCGGTCGTTGCACCTGGACGCGCCGACCTCGCACGTGGACTGGGACGCGGGGGCGGTGGAGCTGCTCTCGGAGGCCCGGGAGTGGTCGGCGGGGGAGCGGCCCCGGCGAGCCGGCGTGTCGGCCTTCGGTGCGAGTGGGACGAACGCGCATGTGATCGTGGAGGAGGGTGACCCGGTTCCGGTAACTGGGCCTGGCGGTCAGCGGGTTGGAATGCCGGTGGTGCCGTGGGTGGTGTCGGCGCGGTCGCCGGAGGCGTTGCGGGCGCGGCTGGAGCAGGCGGTGTCGTTCGCTGGTGATCCGGTGGATGCGGGTTGGTCGCTGGTGACGTCGCGGTCGGTGTTCGCGCACCGGGCGGTGCTGCTGGGTGCGGACCGGGAGGAACTCCTTTCCGCCGAGCCGGTGTTGGCCGACGCCGCCGCTACGGCTGGTGTGGGTTTCCTGTTCGCGGGCCAGGGTGGTCAGCGGGTCGGGATGGGCCGGGAGTTGTACGAGGCGTTCCCGGTCTTCCGTGTCGCGTTCGACGAGGTGTGTGCTCAGCTCGGCCTGCCGGTGGCGGAGGCGGTCGTGTCGGGTGAGGGACTGGGGCGTACGGGGATGGCGCAGCCGGCGTTGTTCGCGTTGCAGGTGGCGCAGTTCCGGTTGTTGTCGTCCTGGGGCGTGACCCCGACTGTGCTGGTCGGGCATTCGGTGGGTGAGATCGCGGCGGCGCATGTGGCGGGTGTGCTGGACCTGGCGGACGCGTGCCGGCTGGTGCGCGCCCGTGCCGGTTTGATGGACGCCCTGCCCGAGGGCGGGGTGATGGTCGCGGTCGAGGCCGCCGAGGACGAGGTCACGCCGCTGCTGACCGAGGGTGTGGGGATTGCGGCGGTCAACTCGGCGACGTCGGTGGTGGTTTCGGGCGTCGAGGCCGAGGTCCTGAAGGTGATCGAGGGGCTGGCGGGTCGGCGGACGAAGCGGTTGGACGTGAGCCACGCGTTCCATTCGCCGCTGATGGAGCCGATGCTTGAGGACTTCCGCACGGTTGTGGAGGGTCTGAACTTCCGTGAACCACAGCTCCCGGCGGTCTCCTCGGTCACCGGCCGCCCGGTCGAGGGCGAGTGGTCGGACCCGCAGTACTGGGTCGAGCACGTGTCCCGTACGGTCCGTTTCGCCGACGCCCTCGAAGTCGCCAACACCGGCGCCTGGGTGGAGCTGGGCCCGGACGGTGTGCTGTCCGCCCTCGCGGACAACGCCGTCCCGGTGCTGCGCAAGGATCGTAGCGAGTACCGGCAGGCCGTGACCGCGCTGGCGCACGCCTTCGTCCACGGCGCGGACGTGGACTGGCCGGTCCTGTTCGCCCCTCACGATCCCCAGCGCGTCGCCCTTCCCACCTACCCCTTCCAGCGCGAGCGCTACTGGCTGGAGCCGGTTTCCGCCGGTGACGTCTCCTCGGCGGGCCTGTCCGAGGCCGGCCACCCCCTCCTCGCCGCCGCTGTCGAACTGCCGGACGGCGGGCTGGTGTTGACCGGTCGGATCTCCCTGTCCAGCCACCCCTGGCTCACCGGTCACACGGTGCTGGGCTCGGTCCTGCTGCCGGGCGCCGCCTTCGTGGAGCTGGCGCTGACGGCCGGGCGGCGTGCCGGGTGCCCGAGGGTCGAGGACCTGGTGCTGTCCGCGCCGCTGGTGGTGCCCCGCACGGGTGCCGTCCAGCTCCAGGTGGTGGTGGAGGCGCCGGGCGAGGACGGCGGTCGGGCCGTGGCGGTGTACTCGCGGTCGGCCTTCGACGAGGACGACGCCGAGTGGACCCAGCACGTGGCGGGCTCACTGAGCGCCGCCGAGCCGGCACCCGGCCCCGGGTTCGCCTGGCCACCCGCCGACGGTGCGCTGGAGCGCGATCTGACCGGCCTGTACGAGGGGTTGGCCGAGCGCGGCTACGTCTACGGCCCCGTCTTCCAGGGCCTGAGCCGGCTCTGGCAGGAGGGGGAGGCGATCGTCGCGACGGTCGAGCTCCCGACCCAGCAGCCCGGCGCGGCGGGTGACTTCGTCGCTCACCCGGCCCTGCTGGACGCCGTCGTGCACCCGCTGCTGCCCGGCGTCGTCGACGACGAGCGCCCGGCCGGCCTGCCGTTCGCCTGGAGCGGGGTGAGCGTCCACGCGACGGGTGCGACGCGGGTGCGGGTGCGGATCGCGCCGGTCGGCCCGGACACGGTGTCGCTGCACATGGTGGACGAGGGCGGCCGGACCGTGGCGAGGATCGACGCGCTGACCTGGCGGGCGGTGGAGGCCGGCTCCGTCCGGTCCGTCGGCCACCGGTCGCTGTACGAAGTCGCCTGGAACCCGGTCGAGTTGCCCGGGGGAGGGGACACCGGCTCGTGGACGGTGCTCGGCGCCCCCCGGCCCGGGAGCCCCCGGCACGCCGCCGATCTGGCGTCCCTGCGCGCCGGGCTCGACGGTGGTGAGCCGCTGCCACCGGTCGTGCTGGCGCCCCTGGCGGCCGGTGGCCCGGCCGACGGGCCCGCCGTGGTCGGCGACGCCCTGGAGCTGGTGCAGGAGTGGCTGGCGGACCAGCGGTTCACCCGGGCGCGGCTGGTGGTCGTCACCACCGGCGCCGCCGGCCCGGACCCGGAGGACCTCTCCGGAGCCGCCGCCCTGGGCCTGTTGAAGTCGGCGCAGACCGAGCACCCCGACCGACTGGTGCTGGTGGACGTGGACGACCTGGACGAGGCCTGGCCGCTGCTGCCGGGCGCGGTGGCCTCGGGCGAGCCGCAGCTCGTCCTGCGCTCCGGTACCGCGCTGGTGCCCCGGGTGGTGCGGGCGGCGGCCGGGGACGGCGACGCGCGCGTCCCGTTCCCGACCGAGGGCACGACGCTGATCACCGGCGGTACCGGTGTGCTGGGCGGGCTGCTCGCCCGGCACCTGGTGGGCACGCACGGGGTGCGCCGGCTGCTGCTGGCCGGGCGGCGTGGCCCGGATGCACCCGGGGCCGCCGAACTCGTCACCGAACTCAAGGAGTTGGGGGCCGAGGTGGTCGACATGGTGGCCTGCGACGTGACGGACCGGACGGAGCTGGCGGAGCTGCTGGCCGAGGTGCCCGCCGCACACCCGCTGACCGCCGTGCTGCACCTGGCCGGGGTCGCCGACGACGGCGTCATCGACTCCCTGGACCGGCGCAGGACGGCCGACGTGCTCGCGCCCAAGGCGCTGTCCGCCTGGCACCTGCACGAGCTGACCCGCGACCTGGAGCTGTCCGCGTTCGTGCTGTTCTCCTCGGTCGCGGCCACCTTCGGCGCCCCCGGCCAGGGCAACTACGCGGCCGCCAACGCCTACCTCGACGCGCTCGCGCTGCACCGGCGCTCCCTCGGCCTTCCGGCGCAGGCCCTCTCCTGGGGCCTGTGGGCGCGCGAGAGCGGCATCACCGGCCGCCTGACCGACTCCGACCTGCGCCGGCTGGCCCGGGCCGGGGTCGTCGCACTGGACGACGCCACCGGCCTGGACCTGTTCGACGCGGCCCTGGCCGCCGGCCGGCCGTGGCTGCTGCCGATGCGGCTGGACACCAAGGCGCTGCGCGCCCAGGGCGAGGCGCTGCCCGCGGTGCTGCGCGGCCTGGTCGCCGCGGCCCGGCGGTCCGGCGGCCCGGCCGGTGCGCCCGCCGAGAACCTGGTCGAGGTGCTGGCGCGCACCGCCCCGGAGGACCGGGACCGGCTGGTCGAGGAGACGGTCTACCGGGAGATCGCCGTGGTGCTCGGTCACGCCGGAGCCGACGGCCTCGACCGGGACCGGACCTTCGCGGAGCTGGGCTTCGACTCCCTGACCGCGGTGGACCTGCGCAACCGGCTCACCGCCCTGGCCGGGCGGCGCCTGCCGGCCACGCTGGCCTTCGACTACCCGACGCCGACCGCCCTGGTCGGCTACCTGCGGGCCGAACTGGGCGCGGAGGTGTCGCCGGGACACCCCGTGCTGGACCGCCTGGACGAGCTGGAGGCCGAGCTCGCCACCGCCGAGCTCGACGCGGAAACCCGGGCGGAGGCCGCGGAACGGCTGGGCGCCCTGCTGTCCGCGTGGACGGGCGACGCCGAGGCGGCCCGGGCCGCCGGGCGGCTGGCCGACGCCTCCGCCGACGAGGTCTACGACTTCGTGAGCAGGGAACTCGGGATCTCCCTCAACTGA